From Candidatus Angelobacter sp., one genomic window encodes:
- a CDS encoding cytochrome c biogenesis protein ResB, which yields MLDRVLKFFTSLRLTVVLLAFGIVLVFVGTVAQADEGLYNAQTRYFKHWLVWGVTMFGHRVPIALPGGYLIGTSLLVNLIAAHIKRFQLTTKKIGIQLTHAGVILLLVGQLTTDLFSQETQIHFFEGQTRSYSESGTHYELAFVTDVDADTVEVVAIPERLLARGGEVKHEKLPFVIRVKSYWRNSDPSFRAPMMQNGPPLTTNGIARSFDFQAAAETKSMESKNVPTALIEIIGSNGSLGTWVVSGWAGDEQLVDVLRENFSRQAGRQMAATMIGSLLEPQKIEAGGKQFTFTLRPSRVYTPFSLSLLKATHSVYTGTATAASPDGIPKDFRSRVRVENPRTGENREVEIYMNSPLRYSGLTFYQYQMAAGEVARQAGRVPSSTLQVVRNPAWLTPYAGCIIVAAGLVTQFMIHLVGFVSRRKRA from the coding sequence ATGCTTGATCGAGTTCTCAAATTCTTCACGTCGCTCCGGCTGACCGTGGTGCTGCTGGCATTCGGCATTGTGCTTGTGTTCGTCGGAACGGTGGCGCAGGCGGATGAAGGGCTTTACAACGCGCAGACGCGCTATTTCAAACATTGGCTGGTCTGGGGCGTGACCATGTTCGGTCACCGTGTTCCGATTGCGTTGCCCGGCGGTTACCTTATTGGCACGTCGCTGCTCGTCAACCTCATCGCCGCCCACATCAAACGTTTCCAGCTTACGACAAAAAAAATTGGCATCCAGCTCACGCATGCGGGGGTAATCCTGCTGCTGGTCGGCCAGCTCACAACCGACCTCTTTTCACAGGAGACGCAAATCCACTTTTTCGAGGGCCAGACCCGGTCTTACTCCGAGAGCGGGACTCACTACGAACTGGCGTTCGTGACCGATGTGGACGCGGACACGGTGGAAGTCGTTGCGATTCCAGAACGGCTTCTTGCCCGCGGCGGCGAGGTCAAACACGAGAAGCTGCCCTTTGTCATCCGGGTGAAAAGCTACTGGCGCAACTCCGATCCGTCGTTCCGCGCGCCGATGATGCAGAACGGACCGCCCCTGACAACCAATGGGATCGCGCGCAGTTTCGATTTTCAAGCGGCGGCAGAGACGAAAAGCATGGAAAGCAAAAACGTTCCCACGGCGCTCATCGAAATCATCGGTTCCAACGGATCGTTGGGCACCTGGGTCGTGTCGGGGTGGGCGGGAGATGAGCAGTTGGTCGATGTACTGCGTGAAAACTTCAGCCGGCAGGCCGGCAGACAGATGGCCGCGACCATGATCGGCAGCCTTTTGGAACCACAGAAGATTGAAGCGGGTGGAAAACAATTCACCTTCACGCTGCGCCCGTCGCGCGTTTACACGCCGTTTTCATTGTCGCTGCTCAAGGCGACGCATTCGGTTTACACCGGCACGGCAACGGCCGCCAGCCCCGATGGCATCCCGAAGGACTTTCGGAGCCGCGTGCGCGTGGAAAATCCACGAACGGGCGAGAACCGTGAAGTGGAGATTTACATGAACAGTCCGTTGCGCTACAGCGGGTTGACGTTCTATCAATATCAGATGGCGGCGGGTGAGGTGGCGCGTCAGGCGGGACGGGTGCCGTCCTCGACATTGCAGGTCGTGCGAAATCCGGCCTGGCTTACTCCCTATGCGGGCTGCATCATTGTTGCGGCGGGGCTGGTGACGCAGTTCATGATCCATCTCGTCGGATTTGTTTCCAGGAGAAAACGCGCATGA